In Topomyia yanbarensis strain Yona2022 chromosome 2, ASM3024719v1, whole genome shotgun sequence, one DNA window encodes the following:
- the LOC131682114 gene encoding wee1-like protein kinase, translating to MDIYTESSGVDSSPDMNSSVELPSPDRSVVMPRKLTFGASPDDENISGDYRRAALTVSPRKQPSVSPPYRKVRALRLFDSPATPKTIIQKSTSKYMKALINATTKDADLLANPIDGHDQMIYEKPRAVPLHRNYENVMASANVNPFTPPGMFMRTKKRTRSGQDGNDNLLSTSFPVTFTCNKVNQQPTRQSWGFFQTQKLVSDTLKTSSLLEDDYGEVRQAPKRLALQDSNISRYEKEFLELSLLGVGEFGEVYQCLNRLDGCVYAIKKSIKPVAGSSFEKTALNEVYAHAVLGKHDNVVRYYSAWAENNHMLIQNEFCNGGSLHTLLQERILKESELRMLLLHIAEGLKYIHSNDLVHMDLKAGNIFLTKVPIRPSCTGVIHHPDSADDGFEDIYEDLDNEYMITFKIGDLGHVTSVNDPQVEEGDCRYLPNEILQEDFSNLPKADIFSLGITLYEAAGGGPLPKNGPEWHMLRNGNFPDLPGISREFNELIKMMMHPDPEKRPSSSTIFNHPVLSPIDSKSKAQLCLELSMERQKNEVLLRKLKEQSKMLKSYEQAQTPNTRKCRPNSSRELTVSDRKLRSYSRKKRPTNLIAARRGIRDNSKSKEY from the exons ATGGATATTTATACTGAAAGTAGTGGAGTAGATTCATCGCCTGATATGAATTCAAGCGTCGAGCTACCGTCTCCAGATCGATCCGTCGTAATGCCCCGAAAGCTTACCTTTGGAGCATCGCCGGATGATGAAAATATTAGTGGAGATTACCGGCGAGCTGCGTTGACAGTAAGTCCCCGGAAGCAGCCGTCGGTATCTCCGCCGTACCGAAAAGTACGAGCTCTGCGGCTGTTTGATTCGCCGGCAACCCCAAAGACAATTATTCAAAAGTCGACAAGTAAATACATGAAAGCACTTATCAATGCTACCACCAAAGATGCGGATTTGTTAGCGAACCCGATCGATGGGCACGATCAAATGATTTACGAGAAACCTCGGGCAGTTCCCTTGCATCGTAACTATGAAAATGTGATGGCGTCGGCAAATGTAAATCCTTTCACGCCACCGGGAATGTTCATGAGAACGAAAAAGCGAACTCGTTCAGGTCAGGATGGGAATGATAACTTGTTAAGCACTAGCTTCCCAGTTACTTTTACTTGTAACAAGGTAAACCAGCAGCCTACGCGGCAGAGCTGGGGCTTCTTTCAAACGCAGAAGCTTGTTAGTGATACACTTAAAACATCCAGCTTGCTAGAGGATGATTACGGCGAAGTACGACAGGCTCCGAAGCGATTGGCACTTCAGGATTCAAATATCTCTCGCTATGAAAAGGAGTTCCTGGAACTGTCCCTACTCGGTGTTGGAGAGTTTGGAGAAGTCTACCAATGTTTAAATCGATTGGATGGATGTGTGTATGCGATCAAGAAAAGTATTAAACCGGTGGCAGGAAGTTCCTTTGAAAAGACGGCGTTAAACGAAGTATATGCGCATGCTGTATTAGGAAAGCATGACAACGTCGTACGTTATTACTCGGCGTGGGCCGAGAACAATCACATGCTTATTCAGAATGAATTTTGCAATGGAGGAAGTCTACATACTCTGCTCCAGGAACGAATCCTGAAAGAATCTGAACTTCGAATGCTGTTGCTGCACATCGCCGAAGGACTCAAATATATACACTCAAACGATCTCGTGCATATGGATCTGAAAGCTGGAAACATTTTTCTCACCAAAGTACCAATCCGACCGTCCTGCACAGGAGTGATTCATCATCCTGATAGTGCTGATGATGGCTTCGAAGACATTTATGAAGACTTGGACAACGAATACATGATAACTTTCAAAATTGGCGACCTTGGACACGTTACTTCGGTGAATGATCCCCAGGTTGAAGAAGGCGATTGTCGTTACCTTCCGAACGAAATTTTACAGGAAGATTTTTCCAATCTACCAAAAGCGGATATTTTTTCATTGGGTATCACGCTGTACGAAGCTGCCGGTGGAGGTCCCCTACCAAAGAATGGACCCGAGTGGCATATGCTGCGTAATGGTAACTTTCCCGACCTACCCGGAATCAGCCGGGAGTTTAACGAGTTGATCAAAATGATGATGCATCCCGATCCTGAAAAGAGGCCATCCTCCTCTACAATTTTCAATCATCC GGTTCTATCTCCCATTGACTCCAAAAGCAAAGCTCAGCTTTGCCTAGAACTCAGCATGGAGCGACAAAAGAACGAGGTACTCTTACGGAAGCTGAAGGAGCAGAGCAAAATGCTCAAGTCGTACGAGCAGGCGCAGACACCAA